One Halalkalicoccus tibetensis genomic region harbors:
- a CDS encoding Cdc6/Cdc18 family protein: MSKYDDLFTAAANEDSVFIDKGALDPLTEPDEIIARDPKEAELASILNGVNEGYLPPTVSIHGPPGTGKTLTTRRVCREFASRHSDCAVEYVNLKECRTLFSAANEILLEVAGERKKAYEGLDGIFEGIWTTLEEYPEYTILLLDEVDHIKHDSNYDVSDFFYRLLRGEGKLKRDITLSAWLISNQLIDVDLRLDSRVESAMGEESVYFGPYDMGRLDKLLHPRLEQGFRDGAVPDEVRSYGIREASKRWGDARKTISLFRNAGELANERGQARITKACIDDSLDATNKEATLEKLKALPYNCLVVLSGMAFWRDKATGEIAKSVTTSEIVDATERIRPESALGERAVRDVLRELETIGLVNTWIESRGQGGRVKKCETTFDPEWIGQALDQLKE, from the coding sequence ATGAGTAAGTATGACGACCTCTTCACGGCGGCTGCAAACGAGGACAGCGTCTTCATCGATAAAGGTGCACTCGACCCGCTAACCGAACCCGACGAGATCATCGCTCGCGATCCCAAGGAAGCGGAGCTCGCGTCGATTCTCAACGGCGTCAACGAGGGGTATCTTCCGCCGACGGTTTCGATCCACGGTCCGCCAGGAACCGGAAAGACGCTCACGACTCGCCGTGTCTGTCGGGAGTTCGCCAGCCGCCACAGCGACTGTGCCGTCGAATACGTGAACTTGAAGGAGTGTCGCACGCTGTTCAGCGCCGCAAACGAGATCCTCCTCGAGGTGGCTGGTGAACGGAAGAAGGCATACGAAGGGCTCGACGGAATCTTCGAGGGCATCTGGACCACCTTGGAGGAGTACCCGGAGTATACGATCCTCCTCCTCGATGAGGTCGATCACATCAAACACGACTCGAACTACGATGTCAGCGACTTCTTCTATCGACTGCTGCGTGGCGAAGGGAAGCTCAAGCGAGACATCACCCTCTCGGCATGGCTCATCAGCAACCAACTCATCGATGTCGATCTCCGACTCGATAGCCGAGTTGAAAGCGCGATGGGCGAGGAATCGGTGTATTTCGGGCCGTACGATATGGGACGTCTCGACAAACTGCTTCATCCTCGTCTCGAGCAGGGCTTCAGGGATGGAGCAGTGCCCGACGAGGTTCGTTCGTACGGTATCAGGGAGGCGTCGAAGCGATGGGGGGACGCTCGCAAGACGATAAGCCTGTTTCGGAACGCCGGCGAGCTCGCGAACGAACGCGGACAGGCACGGATCACAAAAGCATGTATCGACGATAGCCTCGATGCAACGAACAAGGAGGCAACTCTCGAGAAGCTGAAGGCACTTCCGTACAACTGCTTAGTCGTTCTCTCCGGCATGGCGTTCTGGCGCGACAAGGCTACGGGCGAGATCGCCAAATCGGTCACGACGAGCGAGATCGTAGACGCAACGGAGAGAATACGCCCGGAAAGCGCGCTCGGTGAACGAGCCGTTCGAGATGTTCTCAGGGAGCTCGAGACCATCGGACTGGTCAACACGTGGATCGAATCACGCGGCCAGGGCGGGCGAGTCAAGAAGTGCGAAACGACCTTCGATCCGGAGTGGATCGGTCAGGCACTCGACCAACTCAAAGAATGA
- a CDS encoding lamin tail domain-containing protein, whose translation MPSLSIPEIEDRSGMEKQTSETLNEYLRRVGERTDLPSEDIEAVIDHAAHTQFGPEPTTGGDVSTDVPIERFLRAADEIGEREPERSTENDETESDDSEVHIGLGARNNAARSAGSTATSGTTETSDSGTSRRSFVLPVVLVLGVVVLAAGVLFVGGGQLPATDAGPESTDGEPEPSGDDEPDTIDSAADAEGDLEVTDMAVDASLEPDEEFVELTNAGDATLDMSDWTVRDREGGAVDERGIEPVTFPEEFTLEPGESVRIVTGPGEDTADTVHWGSETRNWHEDGDVIVVLDGDGEEVLASEYGSPP comes from the coding sequence ATGCCGTCGCTTTCGATCCCGGAAATCGAGGATCGATCCGGGATGGAGAAACAGACCAGTGAGACGCTCAACGAGTACCTGCGGCGGGTGGGCGAACGCACCGATCTCCCGTCCGAGGACATCGAGGCGGTCATCGACCACGCGGCCCACACGCAGTTCGGCCCGGAGCCGACCACCGGTGGCGACGTCAGCACCGACGTGCCGATCGAGCGGTTCCTCCGGGCGGCCGACGAAATCGGCGAGCGAGAGCCCGAGCGATCGACCGAAAACGACGAGACCGAAAGCGACGATTCGGAGGTCCATATCGGGCTGGGCGCGCGCAACAACGCCGCCCGGAGCGCCGGTTCGACCGCCACCTCGGGCACCACCGAGACGTCCGACTCCGGGACGAGCCGCCGGTCGTTCGTCCTCCCCGTCGTGTTGGTGCTCGGGGTCGTCGTGCTCGCCGCCGGCGTGCTCTTCGTCGGCGGCGGCCAGCTCCCGGCCACCGACGCCGGCCCGGAGTCGACCGACGGCGAGCCCGAGCCCTCGGGCGACGATGAGCCCGACACGATCGACTCCGCGGCCGACGCGGAGGGCGATCTGGAGGTGACTGACATGGCTGTCGACGCCTCGCTCGAGCCCGACGAGGAGTTCGTCGAGCTCACCAACGCCGGCGACGCCACCCTCGACATGTCCGACTGGACCGTCCGCGACCGCGAGGGCGGCGCGGTCGACGAGCGCGGCATCGAACCCGTCACCTTCCCCGAGGAGTTCACCCTCGAGCCCGGCGAGAGCGTCCGGATCGTCACCGGACCCGGCGAGGACACCGCCGACACCGTCCACTGGGGCTCCGAGACGCGCAACTGGCACGAGGACGGCGACGTGATCGTCGTCCTCGACGGCGACGGCGAGGAGGTGCTCGCCAGCGAGTACGGCTCGCCGCCGTAG
- a CDS encoding PAS domain S-box protein yields the protein MGDDVGSPEGAPMEAPDTGTFYRTLVRNASEGLLTIDAESRIVHANPAIEEILGYSPEELIGSSKMKIIPERLRPVHAEALESYLASNERHIEWEGIELPALHKEVHEVPTLISIREHRLDGQRLFTGVIRDISEQKQRRTQLQRERERLDEFASILTHDIRNPLQSAQGYTEIAREEDDSEELRQVADALARIEELVEDVLMLSRNGADIGEREYISLRQHVLDAWEEVGTEDASLEIVEGLGSIEADSSRVYALLSNVFRNSVEHGSTCSRDPPNPGDSVEHGSTSSRPKADDSVEHAGSSVAVRVGRLPDQSGFYIEDDGPGIPESVGKFAFDQGYSTREDGTGYGLTIVARIASAHGWETSVTEGTEGGARFEFAGVTMTDSLE from the coding sequence ATGGGCGACGACGTCGGCAGTCCGGAGGGGGCCCCCATGGAGGCACCGGACACGGGGACCTTCTATCGGACGCTGGTGCGCAACGCCTCCGAGGGGCTGCTCACGATCGACGCCGAGAGCCGGATCGTCCACGCGAACCCGGCGATCGAGGAGATCCTCGGCTACAGCCCCGAGGAGCTGATCGGGAGCTCGAAGATGAAGATCATCCCCGAGCGTCTCCGCCCGGTCCATGCCGAGGCGCTCGAGTCGTATCTGGCGTCGAACGAGCGCCATATCGAGTGGGAGGGGATCGAGCTCCCCGCGCTCCACAAGGAGGTCCACGAGGTCCCGACGCTGATCAGCATCCGCGAGCACAGACTCGACGGGCAGCGCCTGTTCACGGGAGTCATCAGGGACATCAGCGAGCAGAAGCAACGCCGAACCCAGCTCCAACGGGAACGCGAACGCCTCGACGAGTTCGCGAGCATCCTGACCCACGACATCCGGAACCCGCTCCAGTCGGCCCAGGGCTACACCGAGATCGCGCGCGAGGAGGACGACTCGGAGGAGCTCCGGCAGGTCGCCGACGCGCTGGCACGGATCGAGGAGCTCGTCGAGGACGTCCTCATGCTCTCGCGAAACGGCGCGGACATCGGCGAACGGGAGTACATCTCGCTTCGACAGCACGTTCTCGACGCCTGGGAGGAGGTCGGGACCGAGGACGCGAGCCTGGAGATCGTCGAGGGCCTCGGGAGCATCGAGGCCGACAGCAGCCGTGTCTACGCGCTGTTGAGCAACGTCTTTCGCAACAGTGTCGAGCATGGCTCGACTTGCAGCCGGGATCCACCGAATCCCGGCGACAGCGTTGAACACGGTTCAACGAGCAGTCGGCCGAAGGCCGACGACAGCGTCGAACACGCCGGATCGTCGGTGGCCGTCCGCGTCGGGCGGCTGCCGGATCAGTCGGGGTTCTACATCGAGGACGACGGGCCGGGGATCCCGGAATCGGTCGGGAAGTTCGCGTTCGATCAGGGCTACTCGACCCGGGAGGACGGGACGGGCTACGGGCTCACGATCGTTGCGCGGATCGCGAGCGCACACGGCTGGGAGACGTCGGTGACCGAGGGCACGGAGGGCGGTGCCCGCTTCGAGTTCGCTGGCGTGACGATGACCGACTCGCTGGAGTAG
- a CDS encoding aldehyde dehydrogenase family protein encodes MVQSLSIDADWNSLYIDGEWTSSESDEEIVVEDPSTREEVARVPSGTEADVDAAYEAAAEAQAEWQKAPPAERERVAQNFARTLQEYDEEIKELLTHEAGGSRIMGETSVQIATDQANQAATLPRQMGGEQLESNIPGKENLVRREPQGVVTVISPWNFPLNLSGRAIAPAIASGNAVVVKPASNTPITGGLLMAKLYEEAGLPDGLINVVTGSGSDIGDPIVEHPESDVVAFTGSTPVGRGVAAKAGENVSEAAMELGGNNAHIVTADADVEAAVDSAVFGSFVHQGQVCMSINRHLVHEDVYDDYVDHLADRAASLPVGSAHEDDTVVAPIIDEGQRDEMLKYVEETIDAGATLETGGETVEMDGVDDSLLVAPTVLSDVDNDMAAACNEHFGPIAPVIPFSDVDEAVELHDDTQYGLSGSVHAGDVGTGLRIAERLDTGNVHVNDQPINDEAHVPFSGTKASGVGGYNGTDIMEEFTEKKWISLQHEQREYPF; translated from the coding sequence ATGGTACAGTCCCTCTCTATCGACGCCGACTGGAACAGTCTCTACATCGACGGCGAGTGGACCTCCTCGGAGAGCGACGAGGAGATCGTCGTCGAGGACCCCTCGACGCGCGAGGAGGTCGCGCGCGTGCCCTCCGGCACCGAGGCGGACGTCGACGCCGCCTACGAGGCCGCCGCGGAGGCACAGGCGGAATGGCAGAAGGCGCCGCCCGCGGAGCGCGAGCGGGTCGCACAGAACTTCGCGCGGACGCTCCAGGAGTACGACGAGGAGATCAAGGAGCTGCTGACCCATGAGGCGGGCGGGTCGCGGATCATGGGCGAGACGTCGGTTCAGATCGCCACCGATCAGGCGAACCAGGCCGCGACGCTCCCCCGCCAGATGGGCGGCGAGCAGCTCGAATCCAACATTCCCGGCAAGGAGAACCTCGTCCGCCGGGAGCCCCAGGGCGTCGTCACCGTCATCTCGCCGTGGAACTTCCCGCTGAACCTCTCGGGGCGGGCGATCGCGCCCGCGATCGCCTCCGGGAACGCGGTCGTCGTCAAGCCCGCCTCGAACACGCCGATCACCGGCGGGCTCCTCATGGCGAAGCTCTACGAGGAGGCGGGCCTCCCCGACGGGCTGATCAACGTCGTCACCGGCAGCGGATCGGACATCGGCGACCCGATCGTCGAACACCCCGAGAGCGACGTCGTCGCCTTCACCGGCTCGACGCCCGTCGGCCGCGGGGTCGCCGCGAAGGCCGGCGAGAACGTCTCCGAGGCGGCCATGGAGCTCGGCGGCAACAACGCCCACATCGTCACCGCCGACGCCGATGTCGAGGCGGCGGTCGACTCTGCGGTGTTCGGCTCGTTCGTCCACCAGGGGCAGGTCTGCATGTCGATCAACCGCCACCTCGTCCACGAGGACGTCTACGACGACTACGTCGACCATCTCGCCGACCGCGCGGCGTCGCTCCCAGTCGGCAGCGCCCACGAGGACGACACGGTCGTCGCCCCGATCATCGACGAGGGCCAGCGCGACGAGATGCTCAAGTACGTCGAGGAGACGATCGACGCCGGCGCGACGCTCGAGACCGGCGGCGAAACCGTCGAGATGGACGGCGTCGACGACTCCCTGCTGGTGGCGCCGACGGTGCTCTCGGACGTGGACAACGACATGGCCGCCGCGTGCAACGAGCACTTCGGCCCGATCGCCCCGGTCATCCCGTTCTCTGACGTCGACGAGGCGGTCGAGCTCCACGACGACACCCAGTACGGCCTCTCGGGATCGGTCCACGCGGGCGACGTCGGTACCGGCCTGCGGATCGCAGAACGACTGGACACCGGCAACGTCCACGTCAACGACCAGCCGATCAACGACGAGGCCCACGTCCCGTTCAGCGGCACGAAGGCCTCCGGCGTCGGCGGCTACAACGGCACCGACATCATGGAGGAGTTCACCGAGAAGAAGTGGATCTCCCTGCAGCACGAGCAGCGGGAGTACCCCTTCTGA
- a CDS encoding cobalamin-independent methionine synthase II family protein, giving the protein MAATEDRIPTTHIGSLPRPPELLELLKARQDGEAVDPDDWDRTVADATQDVVERQAEVGLDVANNGEQSRVSFNWYVADRLSGIDGKREQELWADLQEFPDYAEETFKTDVIDLSMQPVIAGPIEYTGHEEAEAELEGFREALAGSDAEFEGTFVTSASPSIVTATHVDDYYDDYEEFLFAAADAMAEEYELVAEAGMDIQIDAPELLTAGQTAAFADAPLEEVTEVTRLHVEALNEALSDIPEERVRLHTCWGSYEGPHHLDTDLAEMLPVIYEADISGLSVEQANPRHQHEYRAFAEQPLPEGWTLMPGVVDVKTNVIDHPETIADRLERVANAVDDSTPLVAAPDCGFGTQAGIGMVDPEIAWAKLEALVEGAEIATERLF; this is encoded by the coding sequence ATGGCAGCCACCGAAGACCGGATCCCCACGACCCACATCGGAAGCCTCCCGCGACCGCCGGAACTGCTCGAACTGCTGAAGGCGCGCCAGGACGGCGAGGCGGTCGACCCCGACGACTGGGATCGCACCGTCGCGGACGCCACGCAGGACGTCGTCGAGCGCCAAGCGGAGGTCGGCCTCGACGTCGCCAACAACGGCGAGCAGTCCCGCGTCTCCTTTAACTGGTACGTCGCCGACCGCCTGAGCGGCATCGACGGCAAGCGCGAACAGGAGCTCTGGGCGGACCTCCAGGAGTTCCCCGACTACGCCGAGGAGACGTTCAAGACCGACGTCATCGATCTCTCGATGCAGCCCGTCATCGCCGGCCCCATCGAATACACCGGCCACGAGGAGGCCGAGGCCGAACTCGAGGGGTTCCGCGAGGCGCTCGCGGGGAGCGACGCGGAGTTCGAGGGGACGTTCGTGACCTCGGCGTCGCCGAGCATCGTCACGGCGACCCACGTCGACGACTACTACGACGACTACGAGGAGTTCCTCTTCGCCGCCGCCGACGCGATGGCCGAGGAGTACGAGCTCGTCGCCGAGGCCGGGATGGACATCCAGATCGACGCGCCCGAACTCCTCACGGCCGGCCAGACGGCGGCGTTCGCCGACGCACCCCTCGAGGAGGTAACGGAGGTCACGCGCCTGCACGTCGAGGCGCTCAACGAGGCGCTCTCGGACATCCCCGAGGAGCGGGTCCGGCTTCACACCTGCTGGGGGAGCTACGAGGGCCCCCACCACCTCGATACGGACCTCGCCGAGATGCTGCCGGTGATCTACGAGGCCGACATCTCGGGGCTGAGCGTCGAGCAGGCCAACCCCCGCCACCAACACGAGTACCGCGCGTTCGCCGAACAGCCGCTGCCCGAGGGCTGGACGCTGATGCCGGGCGTCGTCGACGTGAAGACGAACGTCATCGACCACCCGGAGACGATCGCCGACCGGCTCGAGCGCGTCGCCAACGCGGTCGACGACTCGACGCCGCTGGTCGCCGCCCCCGACTGCGGCTTCGGCACGCAGGCCGGCATCGGGATGGTCGACCCCGAGATCGCGTGGGCGAAGCTCGAGGCGCTCGTCGAGGGCGCCGAGATCGCGACCGAGCGGCTCTTCTGA
- a CDS encoding SDR family oxidoreductase, giving the protein MGSLNPDFTGETVVVTGASSGIGRAIALAFGEAGAAVLNADVRADPKDTDLDVPTHEAIREDGRTAEFVECDVSDPDQLDVVIEAARELADAEEGSSSGVDVMINNAGVYTKRRFREVTPAEFEEVHAVNARGTFFGTQKAANDMIDRGEPGVVINTASDTQGRAAWDHSHYAATKGAIRMITRSAALELAGEGVRVNAVAPGPVATEIREGWKEEAQEMGPGGETPDLPLRAATADELPGAYLYLASDEASYVTGETAWVDGGGHVS; this is encoded by the coding sequence ATGGGTTCACTCAATCCCGATTTCACCGGCGAGACGGTCGTCGTCACCGGCGCCAGCTCCGGCATCGGCCGCGCAATCGCGCTGGCGTTCGGCGAGGCAGGCGCGGCAGTGCTCAACGCGGACGTTCGGGCCGATCCGAAGGACACGGACCTCGATGTGCCGACACACGAGGCCATCCGCGAGGACGGTAGGACGGCCGAATTCGTCGAGTGTGACGTCTCCGATCCCGACCAGCTGGACGTCGTCATCGAGGCGGCCCGCGAGCTCGCCGACGCCGAGGAAGGGAGCTCCTCCGGCGTCGACGTGATGATCAACAACGCGGGGGTCTACACCAAGCGCCGCTTCCGGGAGGTGACGCCCGCGGAGTTCGAGGAGGTCCACGCTGTCAACGCCCGCGGGACGTTCTTCGGGACCCAGAAGGCCGCAAACGACATGATCGACCGCGGCGAGCCGGGCGTCGTCATCAACACGGCCTCGGACACGCAGGGCCGCGCCGCGTGGGACCACTCCCACTACGCCGCGACCAAGGGCGCGATCCGGATGATCACCCGGAGTGCGGCGCTCGAACTCGCGGGCGAGGGAGTTCGAGTGAACGCCGTCGCCCCCGGACCCGTCGCCACCGAGATCCGCGAGGGCTGGAAGGAGGAAGCTCAGGAGATGGGACCCGGCGGGGAGACGCCCGACCTCCCGTTGCGGGCCGCGACGGCCGACGAGCTCCCCGGCGCATATCTGTATCTGGCGAGCGACGAGGCGAGCTACGTCACCGGCGAGACGGCCTGGGTCGACGGGGGCGGGCACGTCTCCTGA
- a CDS encoding SDR family oxidoreductase encodes MERTDSDDPTVLLTGGTSGIGAIAARTLAERGATVAVVGRDEDKGTRLADELTGSTGGTVRFHRADLATQDAVRRLAEEVTATYDRLDVLVHNAGLSRQDHTITDDGIELTFAVNHLAPYLLTHELMDPLRATPGARVVVTASGVHRRGELALDDVRLEDGYEPLDAYARSKLANVAFTLELADRLDGEDIVANCFHPGFVPSTALFRDASLRTRLFTRIAAVVPGIGTTPETGADRLVELATAPEYGRRSGGYVGSDGPEEPAPAATDPDRRERLWNVSADLVGIDPDWP; translated from the coding sequence ATGGAACGGACCGATAGCGACGACCCCACGGTACTGTTGACGGGCGGGACGAGCGGCATCGGCGCCATCGCTGCCCGAACGCTCGCGGAGCGGGGGGCGACGGTCGCGGTCGTCGGCCGCGACGAGGACAAGGGTACCCGGCTCGCCGACGAGCTCACGGGCTCGACGGGCGGAACCGTGCGGTTCCATCGGGCCGACCTCGCGACCCAGGACGCGGTTCGCCGGCTGGCCGAGGAGGTCACGGCCACCTACGACCGCCTCGACGTGCTCGTCCACAACGCCGGACTCTCGCGACAGGACCACACGATCACCGACGACGGGATCGAGCTGACCTTCGCGGTCAACCACCTCGCGCCGTACTTGCTCACCCACGAGCTCATGGACCCCCTCCGCGCGACGCCGGGCGCCCGAGTCGTCGTCACCGCGTCGGGGGTCCACAGGCGGGGCGAACTCGCGCTCGACGACGTCCGGTTAGAGGACGGCTACGAGCCGCTCGACGCCTACGCGCGCTCGAAGCTCGCGAACGTCGCCTTCACCCTCGAACTCGCCGACCGGCTCGACGGGGAGGATATCGTCGCGAACTGCTTCCATCCGGGGTTCGTGCCCTCAACGGCGCTGTTCCGGGACGCATCGCTTCGCACGCGGCTGTTCACCCGGATCGCCGCGGTCGTCCCCGGCATCGGCACGACGCCCGAGACGGGCGCCGACCGGCTCGTCGAGCTGGCGACGGCCCCGGAGTACGGACGACGATCCGGGGGATACGTCGGGTCGGACGGCCCGGAGGAACCCGCGCCGGCCGCGACCGACCCCGACCGCCGCGAGCGCCTCTGGAACGTCAGCGCCGACCTCGTCGGCATCGATCCCGACTGGCCCTGA
- a CDS encoding glycoside hydrolase family 26 protein, with protein sequence MNRRSALQTLGLGAAAGSLSMAGCLDRFTATPVVLGIYPGEDWGRIDPFERWLGRGFAVTTHYVDAAIPDDSRRQFVSEEMTTQWERGRVPMVTWQPFPRESTTGSVTRAIAAGSYDDLLSAWGEDLARWVSDGSGDRMFYFRPFPEMNGDWIPWGADATTIDDFVAAWRRLHGTVAETGLTDEQVQWVWNPNATEHGSHDTESYYPGDEYVDWIGIDGYNFGDSRDGSRWQSPESVFDPMFERLTDLAEKPLTLPEFGTTSYRDGRYRPAQKAAWIDDAFDYIERRGIRMACWFNIDKETDWAVFDGERGTDSYADGDSRTYDVYGTYRERATTDRYVTSEGDTPIPTDAFRGRLD encoded by the coding sequence GTGAACCGCCGCTCCGCACTGCAGACGCTCGGCCTCGGCGCTGCGGCCGGTTCGCTGTCGATGGCGGGCTGTCTCGACCGGTTCACCGCCACGCCCGTCGTCCTCGGGATCTATCCGGGCGAGGACTGGGGACGGATCGACCCCTTCGAGCGGTGGCTCGGGCGGGGCTTCGCCGTCACGACCCACTACGTCGACGCGGCGATCCCCGACGACAGCCGCCGGCAGTTCGTCTCGGAGGAGATGACGACCCAGTGGGAACGGGGGCGCGTCCCGATGGTGACTTGGCAGCCCTTCCCCCGGGAGTCGACGACGGGAAGCGTCACCCGGGCGATCGCCGCCGGGTCGTACGACGACCTCCTGTCCGCCTGGGGCGAGGATCTCGCGCGCTGGGTTTCGGACGGATCCGGCGACCGGATGTTCTACTTCCGGCCGTTCCCGGAGATGAACGGCGACTGGATCCCGTGGGGGGCCGACGCGACGACGATCGACGACTTCGTCGCGGCGTGGCGTCGCCTCCACGGGACGGTGGCCGAAACGGGTCTGACCGACGAGCAGGTCCAGTGGGTCTGGAACCCGAACGCCACCGAACACGGTAGCCACGACACCGAGTCGTACTACCCGGGTGACGAGTACGTCGACTGGATCGGGATCGACGGCTACAATTTCGGCGACAGCCGGGACGGCTCACGTTGGCAGTCCCCCGAGTCGGTGTTCGACCCGATGTTCGAGCGCCTGACCGACCTGGCCGAGAAGCCGCTCACCCTCCCCGAGTTCGGTACCACCTCCTATCGCGACGGGCGCTATCGCCCGGCCCAGAAGGCAGCGTGGATCGACGACGCCTTCGACTACATCGAGCGACGTGGGATCCGGATGGCCTGCTGGTTCAACATCGACAAGGAGACCGACTGGGCGGTCTTCGACGGCGAGCGCGGGACCGACAGCTACGCCGACGGCGACTCGCGGACCTACGACGTCTACGGGACCTATCGCGAACGCGCGACCACCGACCGCTACGTCACCAGCGAGGGCGACACGCCCATCCCGACCGATGCGTTCCGCGGTCGACTCGACTGA
- a CDS encoding DUF2267 domain-containing protein yields MQENAFLDAVERHADLESRDQAYTVTSATLTVLGQRITEGEAENVASQLPAHLDDLLMSKSAEAEEFSADRFVSRIDDREDVLSDVDADAEHHARAVLTVLGDAVSGSELEDAREQLPDEFDPLFEPVDLSEQQY; encoded by the coding sequence ATGCAAGAAAACGCATTTCTCGATGCCGTCGAGCGACACGCGGATCTCGAATCGCGCGACCAAGCATACACCGTGACGAGCGCGACGCTGACCGTTCTCGGCCAGCGTATCACCGAAGGCGAGGCCGAGAACGTCGCCTCCCAGCTTCCCGCCCATCTCGACGACCTGCTGATGAGCAAGAGCGCGGAGGCCGAGGAGTTCTCGGCCGACCGGTTCGTCTCGCGGATCGACGATCGCGAGGACGTCCTGAGCGACGTCGACGCCGACGCCGAGCACCACGCCCGAGCCGTACTGACGGTGCTGGGCGACGCCGTCAGCGGAAGCGAGCTCGAGGACGCACGCGAGCAGCTCCCCGACGAGTTCGACCCGCTGTTCGAGCCCGTCGACCTGAGCGAACAGCAGTACTGA
- a CDS encoding TrmB family transcriptional regulator: MSTAQPEYEHDADATLEGLPTTLESSNSKLVYFYLSAADSATVDDLQSALDMKQLALFPVLQTLESEDLITRNGETYALAA; the protein is encoded by the coding sequence ATGAGTACTGCACAACCGGAGTACGAACACGACGCCGACGCGACCCTCGAGGGACTCCCGACCACGCTCGAATCGAGCAACTCGAAGCTCGTCTACTTCTACCTGAGCGCCGCCGACAGTGCGACCGTCGACGACCTCCAGTCGGCTCTGGACATGAAGCAGCTCGCGCTGTTCCCCGTCCTCCAGACCCTCGAAAGCGAGGACCTGATCACGCGCAACGGCGAGACATACGCCCTCGCGGCGTAA